A segment of the Hemicordylus capensis ecotype Gifberg chromosome 6, rHemCap1.1.pri, whole genome shotgun sequence genome:
AGTGAATCTTCCAGACAAGTCTGAGTCCAGGGGGATCTCTTAATATTAGACATCGAGCACTGGCCATCCTCCCAAATCCCCGTCTTTAGGATTGGCGCTCCCCCAATTCTTCCCGcctcctttctcttccagatCGCGAGCCAGAGCCATCTTGCTCCGTATCACTGGCAGAAATGCAACAGGTGTAGCCTAGTAGCCTGTTTGGGCGGGCGCGCGAGCAAGCAAGCGCTTCACCTGTTGGATTCATGCTTGTCGCGCAGCAATGAAACGAGCGCAAGGCTTGTTccgtgggcggggtgggggagatgagaAGAGAAGGAGGCAACCCTATCAGGGGCTCCCCGCTCTGCTTGGTCGTCTCGAGGCCCCCCGCTCCCCGCCTACCCACGCgcctgctcccccccgccccgccgacGGCTCCCCGCAGGCCCCACCTGGTTGTTCTTGCAGAGATCGGCCCACATGCTGGTGCCGTCGCCGCCACGCATGAGCACGTGGTAGGTGAAGAAGTAGATGCCGGGGATGGAGCAGGTGAATTTGCCTGTCGTGGGGTCGTAGTGGTTGCCCAGGTTGGTGACCACGTCGTCGAACTTGAGCACCTCGTAGCCCTCGTGCTGCCGCTTGAGGCCCGCGTAGAAGGCGATCTTGGGCACCGTGCTGTACGTGGCGGCGCTGATGGCCCCGGCCGCATTCAGGCCCGGCGCCCCTGGCGGGCCCGGCAGGCCCTGGCGCCCGGGCTCGCCCTTTTCGCCCGGCGGGCCCACCGGCCCCGGCGGTCCGGGCTCCCCCGGCGGCCCCCGCGGCCCGGCTTTGCCCGGCCGCCCAGACTCGCCTTTGGGACCCTGGATGAAGGTGGGCAGAGACTGCATGAGGCCGCGGTCGGGCGTGGCCGCCGTGCTGGGCGCCTTGGTGCTGCCGTAGGGGTCGCAGACCATGCGGCAGGTGCCCAGCATCTCGTAGTGCGCCGACGTGCCCGCCGAGCTGACCAGCACCGGGAtcaggatgaccagcagcagcaccatgACCACCCCCAGCGCGCCGGCCGCGATCAGCCGGCGCCTGCTGCCCACCAGGCGGCTCAGCGCAGGGCGATCCTCTTGTCTGCTTTTGGACAAAATCTTGATGACTGGACGGGGACCTCCTTGCACCGAAATCACCGCGGGGTAGCGTCCCCGCGTCCCTTGGGGCGGCTTCTCGCCCTCTGCCTCCCGCCGGCGGGGAGGGGCGCCCGGGAAGGTGTCCTTCGCCAGATCCCAAAGGCAAAGTCCCGGGAGCCtcgccttgcttgcttgcttgcttgctgcgcTGCGCTCTGCTGCCTCCTCGCCTCCCCGTCTGGGGCACCTGTGGCTGCGCCGCTGCTACCCTGGAAAGGAGCCGCTCACACTTTTATGCAGCTGCTGGCGATCGACTTTTTTTTTTCCGCCTGTGCCAGCTCGAATCAACTCCCCTTGTTCTGCTCCTCCCGATCTCCACTCTCGCTGCCTTCCCgcggtttttttcttcttcccacccCTTCTCTCTCGCTCACTCATTCATCCTCTGCTTTCTGCAGCGACGACACCAACTCTCC
Coding sequences within it:
- the C1QL3 gene encoding complement C1q-like protein 3, whose protein sequence is MVLLLVILIPVLVSSAGTSAHYEMLGTCRMVCDPYGSTKAPSTAATPDRGLMQSLPTFIQGPKGESGRPGKAGPRGPPGEPGPPGPVGPPGEKGEPGRQGLPGPPGAPGLNAAGAISAATYSTVPKIAFYAGLKRQHEGYEVLKFDDVVTNLGNHYDPTTGKFTCSIPGIYFFTYHVLMRGGDGTSMWADLCKNNQVRASAIAQDADQNYDYASNSVVLHLEPGDEVYIKLDGGKAHGGNNNKYSTFSGFIIYAD